The Neodiprion fabricii isolate iyNeoFabr1 chromosome 4, iyNeoFabr1.1, whole genome shotgun sequence genome window below encodes:
- the LOC124180428 gene encoding prenylcysteine oxidase-like isoform X1: MHWFGVLLFVGLIFVAISLCEDAPRPKIAIVGAGIGGASASHFLTELLDGNLEIDIFEADQIGGRLATVRVNDEEYEAGGSIIHSRNKYMKAFLELLGMEERPTSKGMRAGVWNGGEFVIMESNWKIVTMMKLLYRYGIQPFKLYRHVNTILDSFENIYRYQDEGVAYDNVHDLISAMSPEFPKLLQISTAEYLHSLGFSKEIINELVEATLVVNYGQNTDVHSFVGCVSVAGAGADLWSVKGGNKEVPIHLIYRNSKVNLVPSQVKEIRYLLNNDSLPQYEISYNNAGSNNVMKNIYDIVVIATPLTEDQKYEIKFMDFQKIESLQLPGNYQTTVATFIQGDLIPSHFGLDDPIDAILSCDPNNTEINSVGKLFPVNGPIGKDSQVWKVFSKHRLTSRQISSMFSNVGQLREIPWKAYPKYSTAPRLDNFQLHDSLYHVNAIEWAASAMEMSAIGGKNVALLIHKKLTSCCRESSEIDKQKCKYSCEEKTVRRNTQKSDL; this comes from the exons ATGCACTGGTTTGGAGTTTTGCTGTTTGTCGGATTGATTTTTGTAGCGATAAGCTTGTGTGAAGATGCGCCAAGGCCAAAAATTG CAATTGTTGGCGCAGGGATCGGTGGTGCCTCAGCCTCACATTTCCTCACAGAATTACTTGACGGAAATTtagaaattgatatttttgaagCAGATCAAATCGGCGGTCGTTTGGCTACTGTTAGAGTTAATGATGAAGAATATGAGGCTGGTGGATCCATAATACACTCACGAAATAAGTACATGAAAGCTTTCCTTGAATTGCTCG GAATGGAAGAGAGACCTACTTCTAAGGGGATGAGAGCAGGCGTGTGGAACGGAGGTGAGTTTGTCATCATGGAGAGCAATTGGAAAATAGTGACTATGATGAAGCTACTTTATAGATATGGCATACAGCCATTTAAGCTCTAcag GCACGTTAATACCATTCTGgatagttttgaaaatatatatcgaTATCAAGATGAAGGAGTTGCGTATGACAATGTTCACGATTTGATATCAGCTATGAGTCCAGAATTTCCAAAACTTCTACAAATATCGACAGCAGAATATCTCCACTCCCTAGGATTTTCTAAAGAGATTATCAATGAGCTAGTCGAAGCTACTTTAGTCGTAAATTACGGACAGAACACAGATGTGCACAGCTTTGTGGGTTGCGTGTCTGTTGCTGGTGCAGGAGCTGATCTTTGGTCTGTTAAGGGAGGAAATAAAGAA GTACCTATACATCTTATATACAGAAATAGTAAGGTAAACTTAGTGCCTTCACAAGTTAAGGAAATTCGGTACTTGTTAAATAATGATTCCCTACCTCAGTATGAGATTTCATACAATAACGCAG GTAgcaataatgtgatgaaaaatatttacgatatAGTCGTTATAGCAACACCATTGACGGAGGatcaaaaatacgaaataaaatttatggattttcaaaaaattgaaagcctGCAACTCCCAGGGAATTATCAAACAACAGTGGCCACATTTATTCAAGGAGATTTAATACCAAGCCACTTTGGTTTGGATGATCCAATAGATGCAATATTAAGTTGCGATCCAAACAACACTGAAATTAATTCTGTTGGTAAATTATTCCCAGTGAATGGACCAATTGGAAAGGACTCTCAAGTTTGGAAAGTTTTCAGTAAACATCGTCTGACTTCGCGTCAAATTAGTTCCATGTTTTCAAAC GTCGGTCAACTGCGAGAAATACCGTGGAAAGCATATCCGAAATATTCAACAGCTCCACGATTGGATAATTTTCAACTCCATGATTCGCTATACCACGTTAATGCAATAGAGTGGGCTGCTAGTGCAATGGAGATGAGTGCTATAGGTGGAAAAAATGTGGCATTATTAAtccataaaaaattaacatccTGCTGCCGAGAATCGTCTGAAATCGACAAGCAAAAGTGTAAATACTCGTGTGAAGAAAAGACAGTCCGGCGAAATACACAGAAATCAGACTTGTAA
- the LOC124180428 gene encoding prenylcysteine oxidase-like isoform X2, which translates to MKAFLELLGMEERPTSKGMRAGVWNGGEFVIMESNWKIVTMMKLLYRYGIQPFKLYRHVNTILDSFENIYRYQDEGVAYDNVHDLISAMSPEFPKLLQISTAEYLHSLGFSKEIINELVEATLVVNYGQNTDVHSFVGCVSVAGAGADLWSVKGGNKEVPIHLIYRNSKVNLVPSQVKEIRYLLNNDSLPQYEISYNNAGSNNVMKNIYDIVVIATPLTEDQKYEIKFMDFQKIESLQLPGNYQTTVATFIQGDLIPSHFGLDDPIDAILSCDPNNTEINSVGKLFPVNGPIGKDSQVWKVFSKHRLTSRQISSMFSNVGQLREIPWKAYPKYSTAPRLDNFQLHDSLYHVNAIEWAASAMEMSAIGGKNVALLIHKKLTSCCRESSEIDKQKCKYSCEEKTVRRNTQKSDL; encoded by the exons ATGAAAGCTTTCCTTGAATTGCTCG GAATGGAAGAGAGACCTACTTCTAAGGGGATGAGAGCAGGCGTGTGGAACGGAGGTGAGTTTGTCATCATGGAGAGCAATTGGAAAATAGTGACTATGATGAAGCTACTTTATAGATATGGCATACAGCCATTTAAGCTCTAcag GCACGTTAATACCATTCTGgatagttttgaaaatatatatcgaTATCAAGATGAAGGAGTTGCGTATGACAATGTTCACGATTTGATATCAGCTATGAGTCCAGAATTTCCAAAACTTCTACAAATATCGACAGCAGAATATCTCCACTCCCTAGGATTTTCTAAAGAGATTATCAATGAGCTAGTCGAAGCTACTTTAGTCGTAAATTACGGACAGAACACAGATGTGCACAGCTTTGTGGGTTGCGTGTCTGTTGCTGGTGCAGGAGCTGATCTTTGGTCTGTTAAGGGAGGAAATAAAGAA GTACCTATACATCTTATATACAGAAATAGTAAGGTAAACTTAGTGCCTTCACAAGTTAAGGAAATTCGGTACTTGTTAAATAATGATTCCCTACCTCAGTATGAGATTTCATACAATAACGCAG GTAgcaataatgtgatgaaaaatatttacgatatAGTCGTTATAGCAACACCATTGACGGAGGatcaaaaatacgaaataaaatttatggattttcaaaaaattgaaagcctGCAACTCCCAGGGAATTATCAAACAACAGTGGCCACATTTATTCAAGGAGATTTAATACCAAGCCACTTTGGTTTGGATGATCCAATAGATGCAATATTAAGTTGCGATCCAAACAACACTGAAATTAATTCTGTTGGTAAATTATTCCCAGTGAATGGACCAATTGGAAAGGACTCTCAAGTTTGGAAAGTTTTCAGTAAACATCGTCTGACTTCGCGTCAAATTAGTTCCATGTTTTCAAAC GTCGGTCAACTGCGAGAAATACCGTGGAAAGCATATCCGAAATATTCAACAGCTCCACGATTGGATAATTTTCAACTCCATGATTCGCTATACCACGTTAATGCAATAGAGTGGGCTGCTAGTGCAATGGAGATGAGTGCTATAGGTGGAAAAAATGTGGCATTATTAAtccataaaaaattaacatccTGCTGCCGAGAATCGTCTGAAATCGACAAGCAAAAGTGTAAATACTCGTGTGAAGAAAAGACAGTCCGGCGAAATACACAGAAATCAGACTTGTAA
- the LOC124180428 gene encoding prenylcysteine oxidase-like isoform X3 has translation MEERPTSKGMRAGVWNGGEFVIMESNWKIVTMMKLLYRYGIQPFKLYRHVNTILDSFENIYRYQDEGVAYDNVHDLISAMSPEFPKLLQISTAEYLHSLGFSKEIINELVEATLVVNYGQNTDVHSFVGCVSVAGAGADLWSVKGGNKEVPIHLIYRNSKVNLVPSQVKEIRYLLNNDSLPQYEISYNNAGSNNVMKNIYDIVVIATPLTEDQKYEIKFMDFQKIESLQLPGNYQTTVATFIQGDLIPSHFGLDDPIDAILSCDPNNTEINSVGKLFPVNGPIGKDSQVWKVFSKHRLTSRQISSMFSNVGQLREIPWKAYPKYSTAPRLDNFQLHDSLYHVNAIEWAASAMEMSAIGGKNVALLIHKKLTSCCRESSEIDKQKCKYSCEEKTVRRNTQKSDL, from the exons ATGGAAGAGAGACCTACTTCTAAGGGGATGAGAGCAGGCGTGTGGAACGGAGGTGAGTTTGTCATCATGGAGAGCAATTGGAAAATAGTGACTATGATGAAGCTACTTTATAGATATGGCATACAGCCATTTAAGCTCTAcag GCACGTTAATACCATTCTGgatagttttgaaaatatatatcgaTATCAAGATGAAGGAGTTGCGTATGACAATGTTCACGATTTGATATCAGCTATGAGTCCAGAATTTCCAAAACTTCTACAAATATCGACAGCAGAATATCTCCACTCCCTAGGATTTTCTAAAGAGATTATCAATGAGCTAGTCGAAGCTACTTTAGTCGTAAATTACGGACAGAACACAGATGTGCACAGCTTTGTGGGTTGCGTGTCTGTTGCTGGTGCAGGAGCTGATCTTTGGTCTGTTAAGGGAGGAAATAAAGAA GTACCTATACATCTTATATACAGAAATAGTAAGGTAAACTTAGTGCCTTCACAAGTTAAGGAAATTCGGTACTTGTTAAATAATGATTCCCTACCTCAGTATGAGATTTCATACAATAACGCAG GTAgcaataatgtgatgaaaaatatttacgatatAGTCGTTATAGCAACACCATTGACGGAGGatcaaaaatacgaaataaaatttatggattttcaaaaaattgaaagcctGCAACTCCCAGGGAATTATCAAACAACAGTGGCCACATTTATTCAAGGAGATTTAATACCAAGCCACTTTGGTTTGGATGATCCAATAGATGCAATATTAAGTTGCGATCCAAACAACACTGAAATTAATTCTGTTGGTAAATTATTCCCAGTGAATGGACCAATTGGAAAGGACTCTCAAGTTTGGAAAGTTTTCAGTAAACATCGTCTGACTTCGCGTCAAATTAGTTCCATGTTTTCAAAC GTCGGTCAACTGCGAGAAATACCGTGGAAAGCATATCCGAAATATTCAACAGCTCCACGATTGGATAATTTTCAACTCCATGATTCGCTATACCACGTTAATGCAATAGAGTGGGCTGCTAGTGCAATGGAGATGAGTGCTATAGGTGGAAAAAATGTGGCATTATTAAtccataaaaaattaacatccTGCTGCCGAGAATCGTCTGAAATCGACAAGCAAAAGTGTAAATACTCGTGTGAAGAAAAGACAGTCCGGCGAAATACACAGAAATCAGACTTGTAA
- the LOC124180427 gene encoding ATP-binding cassette sub-family F member 2, which produces MPSDAKKKQQQKKKDAAKARQTGKKATPQQGKPGDDSKEQSPVSGELQNGSNGTSISAEEALCMKLESDARLNAEARSCTGSLASHPRSRDIKISNFSITFHGCELLQDTMLELNCGRRYGLLGLNGSGKSTLLSVVGNREVPIPDQIDIFHLTREMPASNKTALQCVMEVDEERVRLERLAEELIECDEEDAQEQLMDVYERLDDMNADTAEARAAHILHGLGFSSKMQQTPTKDFSGGWRMRIALARALYVKPHLLLLDEPTNHLDLDACVWLEEELKTYKRILVIISHSQDFLNGICTNIIHVNKKQLKYYGGNYEAFVKTRMELLENQAKQYNWEQDQIAHMKNYIARFGHGSAKLARQAQSKEKTLAKMVAQGLTEKVTSDKVLNFYFPSCGGIPPPVIMVQNVSFRYTDDAPWIYKNLEFGIDLDTRLALVGPNGAGKSTLLKLLYGELVPSSGMIRKNSHLRIARYHQHLHELLDLDLSPLDYMMQAFPDVKEREEMRKIIGRYGLTGRQQVCPIRQLSDGQRCRVVFAWLAWQVPHLLLLDEPTNHLDMETIDALADAINDFDGGMVLVSHDFRLINQVAEEIWVCENGTVTKWQGGILNYKEHLKTKVLKDNQKNQKEFANRGK; this is translated from the exons ATGCCGTCCGACGCAAAAAAGAAGcagcaacaaaaaaagaaggatGCAGCTAAGGCTAGGCAGACCGGTAAAAAGGCTACTCCTCAACAGGGAAAGCCTGGAGACGATAGCAAAGAACAGAGCCCTGTAAGCGGAGAGCTGCAAAACGGATCCAATGGAACGAGCATCAGTGCTGAAG AGGCTTTGTGCATGAAGTTGGAATCTGATGCACGCCTCAATGCTGAAGCTCGTTCGTGCACCGGATCACTGGCTTCACATCCTCGTAGTCGTGACATcaaaatatctaatttttccATAACCTTCCATGGTTGCGAGCTCCTACAGGATACAATGTTGGAGTTGAATTGTGGTCGGCGTTACGGTTTACTGGGTCTAAATGGCTCTGGTAAATCGACCTTGCTCTCCGTTGTCGGTAATCGAGAAGTTCCAATTCCTGATCAAATCGATATCTTTCATTTGACCAGAGAAATGCCCGCTAGTAACAAGACCGCTTTACAATGTGTTATGGAAGTCGATGAGGAACGTGTTAGACTTGAAAGGTTGGCAGAGGAATTGATTGAATGTGACGAGGAAGATGCACAG GAACAACTGATGGACGTTTACGAAAGGTTAGATGACATGAATGCAGATACGGCTGAGGCTCGTGCTGCTCACATTCTGCATGGTCTGGGCTTCAGTTCAAAAATGCAGCAAACTCCAACCAAGGACTTTTCTGGAGGTTGGCGCATGAGAATAGCTCTCGCTAG aGCGCTTTACGTGAAACCACATCTGCTGCTGCTGGATGAACCTACCAATCATCTCGACCTCGATGCTTGCGTGTGGCTTGAAGAAGAACTAAAAACGTACAAGAGAATTCTTGTCATCATTTCCCACTCTCAAGATTTTCTCAATGGCATTTGCACTAACATCATTCACGTCAATAAAAAACAGCTCAAGTATTACGGTGGTAACTACGAAGCTTTCGTGAAGACCAG AATGGAGTTGCTGGAGAATCAAGCCAAACAGTACAACTGGGAGCAAGATCAAATAGCGCACATGAAGAACTACATTGCTAGATTTGGTCATGGATCAGCAAAGTTGGCCAGGCAAGCACAGTCCAAAGAAAAAACTTTAGCTAAAATGGTTGCCCAAGGTTTAACTGAAAAAGTGACCAGCGATAAGGTTCTCAACTTTTACTTTCCCTCGTGTGGAGGCATTCCACCTCCAGTAATCATGGTGCAGAACGTTAGTTTTCGTTATACTGACGACGCACCATGGATTTACAAGAATTTAGAGTTTGGAATAGATCTTGATACAAGACTTGCTCTGGTTGGGCCTAACGGTGCTGGCAAAAGTACATTACTTAAACTTTTGTATGGAGAA TTGGTGCCCAGTAGCGGCATGATTCGTAAAAACAGCCATCTCCGGATTGCCAGGTACCACCAACACTTACATGAGTTATTGGATCTGGACCTATCACCTCTAGATTACATGATGCAGGCTTTCCCTGACGTCAAAGAACGCGAAGAAATGCGGAAGATAATCGGTCGATACGGATTAACTGGGCGACAGCAG GTATGTCCCATTCGCCAGTTGTCCGATGGACAACGTTGCAGAGTCGTATTTGCTTGGCTCGCCTGGCAAGTTCCGCATCTCCTACTACTTGACGAGCCAACCAATCATCTTGATATGGAAACGATTGATGCTTTGGCAGATGCAATTAACGACTTTGATGGGGGAATGGTCTTAGTGTCCCATGACTTTAGACTAATTAATCAG gtAGCGGAAGAAATTTGGGTGTGTGAAAATGGTACCGTAACAAAATGGCAAGGTGGCATCTTAAATTACAAAGAACACTTGAAGACCAAGGTGTTGAAGgataatcagaaaaatcaaaaagaatTTGCTAATAGAGGCAAATAA
- the LOC124180432 gene encoding transmembrane protein 98-like isoform X2 has product MSSSVPVGSMAGMETVVAVALGALAAVFLGALLVLLVICRRQRCYHKQKDSHDLNSDLLESENGGALSLDAWEGEEWLVNAERWVDDATGLAPPCIAVLRSCHSLAASLTKIAGTVNSNTVPFEIVDVARRIPPRVDDVVRSLYPPLDARLLEARVAALVLAVTNLALVTKHGIPKSQARKLAFIDQALSDMDLHLLVLREAALAQEAACAIPASTSV; this is encoded by the exons ATGAGTTCTTCGGTACCGGTTGGGAGCATGGCTGGTATGGAGACGGTTGTTGCAGTCGCCCTTGGTGCTCTTGCTGCTGTTTTTCTTGGCGCGCTTCTCGTTTTGTTAGTCATTTGTAGAAGACAACGATGCTATCAT AAACAGAAGGATTCCCATGACTTGAATTCAGATTTGTTGGAAAGCGAAAATGGTGGAGCTCTGAGTTTGGATGCTTGGGAGGGCGAAGAATGGCTGGTTAATGCTGAGAG GTGGGTTGATGACGCGACTGGTTTGGCTCCACCGTGTATAGCAGTGCTAAGATCATGCCATTCCCTGGCAGCGAGTTTGACCAAAATTGCTGGAACAGTAAACAGCAACACAGTACCTTTCGAAATTGTAGAC GTTGCCAGACGCATACCACCAAGGGTTGATGATGTTGTACGTAGCCTCTACCCACCCCTAGATGCTCGTTTACTGGAAGCAAGAGTAGCAGCTCTAGTTTTAGCAGTCACCAACTTGGCCCTCGTTACGAAACATGGAATACCGAAAAGTCAGGCAAGGAAGTTGGCATTTATCGATCAGGCCCTCAGTGACATGGATTTACATCTCTTAGTTTTACGGGAAGCTGCACTGGCACAGGAAGCAGCTTGTGCCATCCCAGCATCTACCTCAGT TTGA
- the LOC124180432 gene encoding transmembrane protein 98-like isoform X1, translating into MSSSVPVGSMAGMETVVAVALGALAAVFLGALLVLLVICRRQRCYHKQKDSHDLNSDLLESENGGALSLDAWEGEEWLVNAERWVDDATGLAPPCIAVLRSCHSLAASLTKIAGTVNSNTVPFEIVDVARRIPPRVDDVVRSLYPPLDARLLEARVAALVLAVTNLALVTKHGIPKSQARKLAFIDQALSDMDLHLLVLREAALAQEAACAIPASTSVVK; encoded by the exons ATGAGTTCTTCGGTACCGGTTGGGAGCATGGCTGGTATGGAGACGGTTGTTGCAGTCGCCCTTGGTGCTCTTGCTGCTGTTTTTCTTGGCGCGCTTCTCGTTTTGTTAGTCATTTGTAGAAGACAACGATGCTATCAT AAACAGAAGGATTCCCATGACTTGAATTCAGATTTGTTGGAAAGCGAAAATGGTGGAGCTCTGAGTTTGGATGCTTGGGAGGGCGAAGAATGGCTGGTTAATGCTGAGAG GTGGGTTGATGACGCGACTGGTTTGGCTCCACCGTGTATAGCAGTGCTAAGATCATGCCATTCCCTGGCAGCGAGTTTGACCAAAATTGCTGGAACAGTAAACAGCAACACAGTACCTTTCGAAATTGTAGAC GTTGCCAGACGCATACCACCAAGGGTTGATGATGTTGTACGTAGCCTCTACCCACCCCTAGATGCTCGTTTACTGGAAGCAAGAGTAGCAGCTCTAGTTTTAGCAGTCACCAACTTGGCCCTCGTTACGAAACATGGAATACCGAAAAGTCAGGCAAGGAAGTTGGCATTTATCGATCAGGCCCTCAGTGACATGGATTTACATCTCTTAGTTTTACGGGAAGCTGCACTGGCACAGGAAGCAGCTTGTGCCATCCCAGCATCTACCTCAGT AGTAAAATGA